In one window of Maribacter dokdonensis DSW-8 DNA:
- a CDS encoding T9SS type A sorting domain-containing protein, producing the protein MKKIYLMLFMVVSVGLYAQDTIDINNLDNDEITGFKLYPNPAIADVVYVTTQQNSLKEIRVYDVFGELVLTDKLSAKALNISRLSPGVYVVQVTENNKSITRKLVVK; encoded by the coding sequence ATGAAGAAAATCTACTTAATGCTATTTATGGTAGTCTCCGTTGGTTTATATGCCCAAGACACCATAGACATCAACAACTTGGACAATGATGAAATTACCGGATTCAAATTATACCCAAATCCGGCAATTGCAGATGTTGTTTATGTTACTACGCAACAGAACTCTTTAAAGGAAATTAGAGTATATGATGTTTTTGGCGAATTAGTTTTGACCGATAAACTATCTGCCAAAGCATTGAATATTTCAAGACTTTCACCAGGCGTATATGTTGTTCAAGTGACCGAAAACAACAAATCTATTACCCGTAAACTCGTGGTGAAATAA
- a CDS encoding T9SS type A sorting domain-containing protein has protein sequence MKHLYLIIFFIFTSFCYGQSTQSNGDIGGFTMYPNPVTTGKVYISTNLNAPKEIFIYDVFGTLLLKTTILGKELNLSDLDAGVYVLRVLEKDKMCTRKLIVK, from the coding sequence ATGAAGCACCTTTACCTAATCATCTTTTTTATATTCACTTCCTTCTGCTATGGGCAAAGTACCCAAAGCAATGGTGATATAGGTGGTTTTACCATGTACCCAAACCCGGTTACCACAGGTAAAGTTTACATTTCTACCAATCTCAACGCTCCAAAAGAAATTTTCATATATGACGTTTTTGGAACCTTGTTATTAAAAACGACCATCCTAGGCAAGGAGTTAAATCTATCTGATTTAGATGCGGGCGTTTATGTATTACGTGTTCTTGAAAAGGACAAAATGTGTACACGTAAGTTGATCGTAAAGTAA
- a CDS encoding TonB-dependent receptor yields MKLKLLLILLTIFSAQIISAQEGIISGTVNDGEFNDVLPFANILIKGTTKGTTSDFDGKYVLDVEPGTYTVTFSYLGYETKEVAEVIVKPGAEQIIDITLNPLANALDEVVVTTTVSKNTEASVLNLQKNSVALLDGLSIQSIKKSGAGDIASAIKAVPGVSVQGGKFVYVRGLGDRYTKSILNGVDVPGLDPDRNTLQLDIFPTNILDNIIVVKSATADQPADFTGGVVDIVTKDFPSRAEYSFSAGLGYNSSMHFKNNYLKYDGSPTDALGFDNGQRDLAIPQHIETPLPVTDGNRSAALTRLLEPNLKALEEQSGMDFNLGFTAGNQYNLNEDGSKKLGYLASLTYKNNTEFYEDIVSGQVFRKQDQDKSVLELTDDRTQSGNLGVNNVLISGLAGISLKSLQSKYKLNVLHIQNGESSASYLRQDNFNVNSNTIFKDVLTYTQRSITNILLNGEHTNEDGSWKVSWKVSPTFSKIYDKDLRTTPFRFDPETGSYTISPSESGDPSRIWRDLEEYNVASKLDLTRKHQLFGRDAKLKFGGAYTIKERDFVVNQFSTPIQSQSGNYSLNFGGNADLVLAPENIYNPETREGTYVRRDSNISDSFNSQITVGAGYVGDEFKFSDRFNAIVGVRFEKFDLNYTGENQDGEVFDNVNILDKADFFPSANFIYELNEEANKKIRASFSSTTARPSFKEASNAQIFDPVSSTFFIGNIDIQPTYINNYDIRFEAYGEGTNFFAISGFAKTFDDPIELTFIREARGQFIPLNLGDAKVFGAEVEFRRNMGFIPGWEDFSFNANISVIESQQSYSEDEEAARRDNLRTGETLDDYRQLQGQSPLLLNVGFSYDNNDNGWQGGLVYNVQGKTLEIVGNGDIPDVYTLPFHNLKFNLSKEFGKDNSSKISLKFENILNDKFESVYQSFGAQDQIFSSRYPGQAISLGYSYQF; encoded by the coding sequence ATGAAACTCAAGTTATTATTAATTTTACTGACCATCTTTTCCGCTCAAATTATATCTGCACAAGAAGGTATAATATCAGGAACTGTGAATGACGGTGAATTTAATGACGTCTTACCTTTTGCCAATATTCTTATTAAAGGAACAACAAAAGGAACTACATCAGATTTTGATGGAAAATATGTTCTAGATGTAGAGCCAGGCACCTATACCGTTACTTTTTCTTATCTAGGTTACGAAACCAAGGAGGTAGCAGAGGTTATAGTTAAACCCGGTGCCGAACAAATTATAGATATTACATTGAATCCACTTGCAAACGCATTGGATGAGGTTGTTGTTACTACAACCGTTAGTAAGAATACAGAAGCTTCCGTTTTAAATCTACAAAAGAATTCGGTAGCACTTTTAGATGGCTTATCCATTCAAAGTATTAAAAAATCTGGTGCAGGTGATATTGCCAGTGCCATAAAAGCAGTACCTGGCGTTTCTGTTCAAGGAGGTAAATTTGTTTACGTACGTGGATTGGGCGACCGTTACACCAAATCTATTTTGAACGGTGTTGATGTTCCTGGTCTTGATCCAGATAGAAACACATTGCAATTAGATATCTTCCCAACTAATATTCTTGATAATATTATTGTTGTTAAATCGGCAACTGCTGACCAACCTGCAGATTTCACAGGTGGTGTAGTTGATATCGTCACTAAAGATTTTCCATCTAGAGCAGAGTATAGTTTTTCTGCAGGCTTGGGCTATAACTCTAGCATGCATTTTAAAAACAACTATTTAAAATATGATGGTAGCCCAACAGATGCATTAGGTTTTGATAATGGTCAAAGAGATTTGGCAATACCACAACATATTGAAACCCCTTTACCTGTTACAGACGGTAATAGATCAGCTGCATTGACAAGATTATTGGAGCCTAACCTAAAGGCACTTGAAGAACAGAGCGGCATGGACTTCAACTTAGGCTTTACTGCTGGCAATCAATACAACCTTAATGAAGATGGTAGTAAAAAATTAGGCTACTTAGCTTCACTAACCTATAAAAACAATACCGAATTTTACGAGGACATTGTTAGTGGACAGGTTTTTAGAAAACAAGATCAAGATAAATCTGTACTTGAATTGACCGATGATAGAACACAGTCAGGAAACTTAGGTGTTAATAATGTACTAATCAGTGGTCTTGCAGGAATTTCATTAAAAAGCCTACAATCTAAATACAAATTAAACGTACTTCATATTCAAAATGGAGAATCTAGCGCTTCTTACCTTAGGCAAGATAACTTTAATGTTAACTCTAATACCATTTTCAAAGATGTATTAACTTATACTCAACGATCTATCACCAATATTTTATTAAATGGTGAGCACACAAATGAAGACGGTTCTTGGAAAGTATCTTGGAAGGTATCACCAACTTTTTCAAAAATTTACGATAAGGATCTTAGGACTACACCTTTTAGATTTGATCCTGAAACGGGTAGTTATACCATTTCACCAAGTGAATCTGGAGACCCAAGTAGAATTTGGAGAGATCTAGAAGAATACAATGTTGCCAGTAAGTTAGACTTAACCCGAAAGCATCAATTATTTGGTAGAGATGCAAAGCTTAAATTTGGTGGTGCATATACTATTAAAGAAAGAGATTTTGTAGTTAACCAATTTTCCACCCCAATTCAATCGCAATCAGGTAATTACAGCCTTAACTTTGGAGGTAATGCAGATTTAGTTTTAGCTCCTGAGAATATTTATAACCCTGAAACAAGAGAAGGAACATATGTTAGACGTGATTCTAACATTTCCGACTCTTTCAACTCACAGATTACAGTTGGGGCAGGGTATGTTGGTGACGAATTTAAATTTTCCGACCGTTTCAACGCTATTGTCGGTGTAAGGTTTGAAAAATTCGACCTTAATTACACAGGTGAAAATCAAGATGGTGAAGTTTTTGATAATGTAAATATTCTAGACAAAGCTGACTTTTTTCCTTCTGCTAATTTCATATACGAATTAAACGAAGAGGCAAATAAGAAAATTAGAGCATCTTTCTCTAGTACTACAGCAAGACCTTCCTTTAAAGAAGCTTCAAATGCCCAAATCTTTGACCCGGTTTCAAGTACATTCTTTATCGGTAATATTGATATTCAACCAACTTATATCAATAACTATGATATTAGATTTGAAGCTTACGGTGAAGGAACAAACTTTTTTGCCATTAGTGGTTTTGCCAAAACTTTTGACGACCCTATTGAACTAACTTTTATCAGGGAGGCAAGAGGTCAGTTTATTCCCTTAAACTTAGGTGATGCAAAAGTATTTGGTGCCGAAGTTGAGTTCAGAAGAAATATGGGCTTTATACCGGGATGGGAAGATTTTTCTTTTAATGCTAACATTTCGGTTATTGAATCACAACAATCGTATAGCGAAGATGAAGAGGCAGCAAGACGTGACAACCTTAGAACTGGCGAAACACTGGATGATTATAGACAATTACAAGGACAATCTCCCCTTTTATTAAATGTAGGCTTCAGCTATGACAATAACGACAATGGCTGGCAAGGTGGTCTTGTCTATAATGTTCAAGGTAAAACATTAGAAATTGTTGGTAACGGTGATATCCCAGATGTGTACACATTACCATTTCACAATTTAAAATTTAATTTAAGCAAAGAATTTGGCAAGGACAACAGCAGCAAAATATCATTGAAGTTCGAAAATATTTTAAATGATAAATTTGAAAGTGTTTATCAGTCATTTGGCGCCCAAGATCAAATATTTTCTTCAAGATATCCTGGTCAAGCGATATCTTTAGGTTACAGCTACCAATTCTAA
- a CDS encoding response regulator transcription factor: MKKKDIRILLVDDEPDILEIIGYNLSAEGYDVYTAKNGTDGVAKAKKKLPHLIMLDVMMPEMDGIEACEILRRTPGMESTIITFLTARGEDYSQVAGFDAGADDYITKPIKPKVLVSKVNALLRRIKNEENVQEDITKVGDIVINREEYKIIKKGKEIILPRKEFELLALLTSKPSKVFKREVILDKVWGNEVVVGGRTIDVHIRKLREKIGEDHFKTVKGVGYKFVL, translated from the coding sequence ATGAAAAAGAAGGATATTAGGATACTTTTAGTTGACGATGAACCAGACATCCTAGAGATTATAGGTTATAATCTATCCGCAGAAGGATACGACGTTTATACTGCTAAGAACGGTACGGACGGTGTTGCGAAGGCTAAGAAAAAACTGCCACATCTTATTATGTTAGATGTAATGATGCCAGAGATGGACGGTATAGAGGCCTGTGAAATCTTAAGAAGAACACCGGGTATGGAAAGTACCATAATAACCTTTTTGACCGCTAGGGGAGAAGATTATTCTCAAGTAGCCGGTTTTGATGCCGGGGCAGATGATTACATTACCAAGCCTATTAAGCCTAAAGTTTTGGTAAGTAAGGTAAACGCACTTCTTCGAAGAATTAAAAATGAGGAGAACGTTCAAGAAGATATTACCAAGGTAGGTGATATTGTCATTAACAGGGAAGAATATAAGATCATTAAAAAAGGTAAAGAGATTATTTTGCCAAGAAAAGAATTTGAATTGTTGGCCTTGTTAACGTCTAAACCTAGTAAAGTGTTTAAACGAGAAGTCATTCTAGATAAAGTTTGGGGTAATGAAGTGGTTGTTGGTGGTAGAACAATAGACGTACACATTAGAAAGCTCCGTGAGAAAATAGGTGAAGACCATTTTAAAACCGTAAAGGGAGTAGGATATAAGTTTGTACTCTAA
- a CDS encoding sensor histidine kinase, whose translation MFAALFFFVISFITLQLRIEKFIYKRIKKIYDDVELLESSTIPSYPVTTDMRTLTAEIEKFAKDKRIEIDTLKIREEYRKDFLGNVSHELKTPLFTVQGYIETLLDGAIDDKNVRKKYLIRANKAVDRLIYIVKDLDLITKLEVGDLNLDKRSFDIIDLIQSVFDLLEMKAAKKNITLTFDMEYIDPIFVFADKEKIQQVLTNLLVNSIKYGNFNGTTEVSVENLVKNKVIVRVTDNGEGIPAVHIPRLFERFYRVDQSGSRREGGSGLGLAIVKHVIEAHGEKIYVESAVEVGSEFSFTLEKSIVQIEEVQ comes from the coding sequence ATGTTTGCGGCACTGTTTTTCTTTGTTATCTCCTTTATAACATTGCAGTTAAGGATAGAAAAATTCATTTATAAACGTATTAAGAAAATATATGATGATGTTGAATTGTTAGAGTCCAGTACCATACCCTCGTATCCTGTAACAACGGATATGAGAACCCTAACCGCAGAAATAGAAAAGTTTGCCAAGGACAAAAGAATTGAAATTGATACCTTAAAGATTCGTGAAGAATACCGTAAAGATTTTTTGGGCAATGTTTCCCACGAGCTAAAAACACCATTATTTACGGTGCAAGGTTATATAGAGACCTTGTTAGATGGTGCCATTGATGATAAGAACGTACGCAAGAAATATTTGATAAGGGCAAATAAAGCAGTAGATCGTTTAATTTATATCGTAAAAGATCTAGACCTTATTACAAAGTTAGAAGTGGGAGATCTTAATCTTGATAAACGTTCATTTGATATTATAGATTTAATACAGAGTGTTTTTGATCTATTGGAAATGAAAGCGGCAAAGAAGAACATTACCCTTACTTTTGATATGGAATATATTGATCCCATATTTGTCTTTGCCGATAAAGAAAAAATTCAACAGGTACTTACCAATTTGTTAGTGAATTCCATTAAATACGGCAACTTTAACGGAACTACAGAAGTGAGCGTAGAAAATCTTGTCAAGAACAAGGTTATTGTAAGGGTGACCGATAATGGAGAAGGTATTCCGGCAGTACATATACCAAGACTTTTTGAACGTTTTTACAGGGTAGATCAAAGTGGTAGCCGTCGTGAAGGCGGTTCTGGCTTGGGGCTTGCCATAGTAAAACATGTTATTGAGGCACATGGTGAAAAAATTTATGTGGAAAGTGCCGTAGAGGTAGGATCCGAGTTTTCTTTTACATTAGAGAAAAGTATCGTTCAAATAGAGGAAGTACAATAA
- the trmB gene encoding tRNA (guanosine(46)-N7)-methyltransferase TrmB, with protein sequence MGSKNKLKRFQENETFSNVIQPTREEVVGGFPLKGKWNTHFKNDNPIVLELGCGKGEYTVGLAKKFPNKNFIGIDIKGARFWKGAKEAIEGDLPNVCFIRTQIELIDHIFGAAEVSEIWITFPDPQIKYKRTKHRMTNAVFLERYKQVLKPEGTVNLKTDSEFMHGYTLGLLHGLGLEVLYANHDVYKNEGSPKEVLEIQTFYENQYLEKGKPITFVRFRVN encoded by the coding sequence GTGGGAAGTAAGAATAAGTTAAAAAGATTTCAGGAAAACGAGACGTTTTCAAATGTAATTCAGCCAACCAGAGAAGAGGTGGTAGGTGGTTTTCCATTAAAGGGAAAATGGAATACACACTTTAAAAATGACAATCCTATTGTTTTGGAATTGGGTTGTGGTAAGGGCGAGTATACCGTTGGCTTGGCAAAGAAATTTCCAAACAAGAATTTTATTGGTATTGATATCAAAGGTGCCCGTTTTTGGAAAGGAGCCAAAGAAGCTATTGAAGGTGACCTACCCAATGTTTGCTTTATACGAACACAAATAGAACTGATCGATCATATTTTTGGTGCGGCCGAAGTTTCTGAAATCTGGATTACCTTTCCTGATCCGCAAATAAAATATAAGCGTACAAAGCACCGTATGACCAATGCGGTATTTTTAGAACGCTACAAACAAGTACTAAAACCAGAAGGTACCGTAAATCTGAAAACAGATAGCGAGTTTATGCACGGGTATACTTTGGGCTTATTGCATGGTCTTGGTTTAGAGGTACTGTATGCTAACCATGATGTATACAAAAATGAAGGCAGTCCTAAAGAGGTTTTAGAAATACAGACTTTCTATGAAAATCAGTATCTTGAAAAGGGAAAGCCTATAACCTTTGTTAGGTTCAGGGTAAACTAA
- a CDS encoding LysE family transporter, with protein MQQLPTLFVFTFGAAFIASLPPGLLNLNAAKTSVEKGKVNGIIFGLGVALAVMLQTYIAVRIAKLISRNQHVIEVLLQLALGIFFILAIVFFIKGRNQKSKPLMLVETKKRNSFSKGVFLALINLLAIPYYSGLNTVFHSQGIMTYEIIDEVLFLLATGSGTFLAMYLYVIYFNRWEHRAASFSKNSNYILSGLMVLLFIITAFRLFN; from the coding sequence ATGCAACAACTACCAACCTTGTTTGTTTTTACTTTTGGTGCAGCTTTTATTGCATCATTGCCACCAGGCCTGCTCAACTTGAATGCAGCCAAGACCAGTGTGGAGAAAGGTAAGGTAAATGGGATTATTTTTGGATTAGGAGTAGCACTGGCCGTAATGCTACAGACCTATATTGCTGTACGTATTGCCAAACTAATATCAAGAAATCAACATGTTATAGAGGTGTTGCTCCAATTGGCATTGGGTATCTTTTTTATATTGGCGATCGTGTTTTTTATCAAAGGGAGAAATCAGAAAAGTAAACCCTTAATGTTGGTGGAGACCAAAAAACGAAACAGTTTTTCAAAAGGGGTGTTCTTGGCACTCATTAACTTACTGGCCATACCTTATTACAGCGGACTTAATACTGTGTTTCACTCTCAGGGTATTATGACCTATGAAATTATTGATGAGGTGCTATTTTTATTGGCAACGGGTAGTGGTACTTTTTTGGCAATGTATTTATATGTTATTTATTTCAATAGATGGGAGCATAGAGCGGCTTCATTCTCTAAGAACAGTAATTATATTTTAAGCGGATTAATGGTATTGCTATTTATCATTACTGCTTTTCGATTGTTTAATTAA
- a CDS encoding MGMT family protein: MKPENENFFERVYQVARLIPEGRVTSYGAIAKYLGAARSARMVGWAMNASHTMDDIPAHRVVNKAGILTGKHHFDGTNLMQQLLEAEGVQIKDLQIVDLDKHFWDPFTELKAEL; the protein is encoded by the coding sequence ATGAAACCTGAAAATGAGAATTTTTTTGAAAGAGTATATCAGGTGGCACGGTTAATTCCTGAAGGTAGGGTAACTTCCTATGGTGCCATTGCCAAATATTTAGGTGCGGCACGTAGTGCAAGAATGGTAGGTTGGGCAATGAACGCATCTCACACTATGGATGATATACCTGCACATAGGGTCGTCAATAAGGCTGGGATATTAACCGGAAAACACCATTTTGACGGCACCAACCTTATGCAACAATTGTTAGAGGCAGAAGGTGTTCAAATTAAAGATCTGCAAATAGTGGATTTGGATAAACATTTCTGGGATCCGTTTACTGAGCTTAAAGCAGAATTGTAA
- a CDS encoding sensor histidine kinase has product MVSKSIYYQLVFRIVLIAICALCTAFLFSKEQYLLGVILTFVLIGLVYALIHYVNQTNRKIAYFFDAIKNEDFTLRFPEKLSVKSIEELNHSLNMLNNMIQDIHLKKQAQEQYYQEILRQADIGIFTVNNKGHILYANPTVQDLLNYRPLNHVKQLKQIDPGLYGLFENLQPFESTIHSLGNERGKKELTLKCTPISIEGQQLLLVVVHDIQKELDDRETDSWAKLIRVLTHEIMNTITPITSISESILKYFKKGNELTTPEEFGELQIKNSAKGLEVIKEQGNDLMSFVQSYRTFLSVPEPDRELIPATKILEKVRLLLQEYTNAHDITLEVIAEPEDLELYIDEKQLTQILLNLGKNAQQALEGQEEGKIVITAGESPQGKKYITVTDNGPGISPEMLDEVFVPFFTTKSTGTGIGLSLSKQIMRLHGGSIRVTSNETTTFTLTFQ; this is encoded by the coding sequence ATGGTCAGCAAAAGCATATACTACCAACTTGTATTTCGCATTGTTCTCATTGCTATTTGTGCACTTTGTACCGCTTTTCTTTTTTCTAAAGAACAGTATTTACTCGGTGTTATTTTAACCTTTGTATTAATAGGGTTAGTGTACGCTCTTATACATTACGTAAACCAGACGAATAGAAAAATAGCCTATTTTTTTGATGCTATAAAAAATGAGGATTTCACCCTACGATTTCCCGAAAAACTAAGCGTAAAGTCTATTGAAGAATTGAACCATAGTTTGAATATGTTAAACAATATGATTCAAGATATTCACCTTAAAAAACAGGCGCAAGAACAATACTACCAAGAGATTTTACGACAAGCGGATATAGGCATTTTTACCGTCAATAATAAAGGACACATTCTCTACGCCAACCCTACGGTGCAAGATTTGCTCAATTACAGACCTTTAAACCACGTAAAACAATTAAAGCAGATAGACCCTGGTCTTTATGGCTTGTTTGAAAATCTACAACCGTTTGAAAGTACCATACATTCGTTGGGCAATGAACGAGGAAAAAAAGAGCTAACGTTAAAATGCACCCCAATTTCCATTGAAGGACAGCAATTACTATTAGTCGTAGTTCATGATATACAAAAAGAATTGGATGACAGAGAAACAGATTCTTGGGCAAAACTTATACGTGTACTTACACATGAAATCATGAATACCATTACACCAATAACCTCTATTTCTGAATCTATTTTAAAATACTTTAAGAAAGGAAATGAACTGACTACCCCAGAAGAATTTGGAGAACTACAAATAAAGAATTCCGCCAAAGGTCTAGAGGTCATTAAAGAACAGGGCAATGACCTTATGAGTTTTGTACAGTCTTACCGTACTTTTTTAAGTGTACCTGAACCTGATAGGGAACTAATACCAGCGACCAAAATTTTAGAAAAAGTACGCCTCCTACTACAAGAATATACCAATGCGCACGACATCACTCTTGAGGTAATCGCAGAACCTGAAGATCTAGAACTGTATATTGATGAAAAACAACTTACCCAAATACTCCTAAATCTGGGAAAAAATGCACAACAAGCGTTAGAAGGTCAAGAAGAAGGAAAAATAGTGATCACGGCAGGTGAATCTCCACAAGGCAAGAAATATATTACCGTAACGGATAATGGTCCTGGTATTTCTCCTGAAATGTTAGATGAAGTTTTTGTTCCTTTTTTTACGACCAAAAGTACTGGTACCGGAATAGGGCTTAGTTTAAGCAAACAGATTATGCGTTTACATGGGGGATCAATACGTGTAACATCAAATGAAACAACGACGTTTACGTTAACCTTTCAATAG
- a CDS encoding sigma-54-dependent transcriptional regulator, with the protein MIDAKILVIDDTKSVLSALEILLQFEYKSVQTISNPNLLSSFPNLKEIDIILLDMNFSAGVNTGNEGLYWLREIKKKAPHISVIMMTAYGAVELAVEAIKEGATDFVLKPWNNERLLTTVKSAYELRKSQKEVQHLKQKESNLKQVINQNSNYIIGNSKALNSVLSLVQKVAKTDVNILVTGENGTGKELIARELHKSSARNNEVFISVDMGSISENLFESELFGHVKGSFTDAKDDRAGKFEAANGGTLFLDEIGNLSLQMQAKLLSVIQNRVVVRVGSNKPIPVDIRLVCATNCNLEQMVADGLFREDLLYRINTIQVQVPALRDRDNDVLVLADYFLKKYAHKYGKPSLKINQTAQEKLITYPWPGNVRELLHTMERAVILSEGNVLKPTDFLLDAKPAVAMEAGPKTLEEMELLMITKALNDNDGNYSAAADQLGISRQTLYNKLKKSGK; encoded by the coding sequence ATGATCGATGCCAAGATTCTTGTAATAGATGATACCAAAAGCGTGCTCAGCGCATTAGAAATACTATTACAGTTTGAATATAAAAGTGTACAAACCATTTCTAACCCTAATTTACTTTCATCTTTTCCCAACCTTAAGGAAATAGATATCATATTATTGGATATGAATTTTTCTGCCGGAGTGAATACCGGTAACGAAGGATTGTATTGGCTGCGAGAAATTAAGAAAAAGGCTCCGCACATATCAGTTATTATGATGACGGCTTATGGTGCCGTTGAGCTTGCAGTAGAAGCCATTAAAGAAGGGGCAACAGATTTTGTATTGAAACCTTGGAATAACGAACGACTTTTAACTACGGTTAAATCTGCCTACGAGCTTAGAAAATCACAGAAAGAAGTACAACACTTAAAACAGAAAGAAAGCAACCTTAAGCAGGTCATCAATCAGAATTCCAATTACATCATTGGTAATTCAAAAGCACTTAATAGTGTACTGAGCCTTGTGCAGAAAGTTGCCAAAACCGATGTAAATATTTTAGTAACCGGGGAGAACGGTACTGGAAAGGAACTTATAGCCAGAGAACTTCATAAATCATCTGCCCGAAATAATGAGGTTTTTATTTCTGTGGATATGGGGTCTATTTCCGAAAATTTATTTGAGAGCGAACTTTTTGGCCACGTAAAAGGCTCCTTTACAGATGCCAAAGATGACCGTGCCGGTAAGTTTGAAGCTGCTAATGGAGGTACTTTGTTCTTAGATGAAATAGGGAATCTTTCTTTGCAGATGCAAGCCAAATTATTATCGGTCATACAAAACAGAGTGGTGGTACGGGTAGGATCAAACAAACCCATACCTGTAGATATAAGATTGGTATGTGCAACCAATTGTAATTTAGAACAAATGGTGGCAGACGGACTTTTTAGAGAAGATCTGTTATATAGAATAAATACCATTCAAGTACAGGTGCCTGCATTGCGCGATCGTGATAATGACGTTTTGGTTTTGGCAGATTATTTTCTAAAAAAATATGCCCACAAATATGGTAAACCAAGTTTAAAAATAAACCAAACTGCACAAGAAAAACTAATAACCTACCCATGGCCAGGAAACGTAAGAGAACTTCTACACACTATGGAACGTGCCGTAATCTTATCTGAAGGAAATGTACTAAAACCAACAGATTTTTTATTGGACGCAAAACCAGCCGTTGCAATGGAAGCCGGACCAAAAACCCTTGAAGAAATGGAATTATTGATGATAACCAAAGCCCTTAACGACAATGACGGTAATTACAGTGCCGCAGCGGACCAATTGGGTATTTCCAGACAAACACTTTACAATAAACTTAAAAAATCAGGGAAATAA